A region from the Candidatus Methylomirabilota bacterium genome encodes:
- a CDS encoding aminotransferase class I/II-fold pyridoxal phosphate-dependent enzyme, with translation MISKRVQGFTESVIREMTRINNQHNGINLAQGMPNFPPPKEIIEAAHRAIDGDFHQYAITWGTPRLRQAIADKYRRFYGMEVHPDRNVTVCCGSTEAMLATLMAVLNPGDEVIIFEPFYENYGPGCIMSQAEPVYVPLEPPDFSFDADRLRTAVSPRTRAIIFNSPNNPSGKVFSRAELQLIADVCLEHDLLAITDEIYEHILYDGETHIPIATLPGMADRTITISGISKSYSVTGWRIGYAVANAELSVGIRRAHDFITVGAPHPLQEAAVTALNLPDSYYVYLRESYEKRRDLLFGKVEEAGFKAFNPKGAYYILTDVAHWLPEYGCADDHEFAMFLVKEIGVATVPGSSFYSTKDLGRTKIRFCFPKTDDMLIEAGRRLQKLRR, from the coding sequence GTGATCTCGAAGCGCGTTCAGGGCTTCACGGAGTCCGTCATCCGGGAGATGACCCGCATCAACAACCAGCACAACGGGATCAATCTCGCCCAGGGGATGCCGAACTTCCCGCCGCCCAAGGAGATCATCGAAGCCGCCCACCGGGCCATCGACGGCGACTTTCATCAGTACGCCATCACCTGGGGCACGCCGAGGCTCCGACAGGCCATCGCGGACAAGTACCGCAGGTTCTACGGCATGGAGGTCCACCCGGACCGCAACGTGACCGTGTGCTGCGGATCGACCGAGGCGATGCTCGCGACGCTTATGGCCGTGCTCAACCCGGGCGACGAGGTGATCATCTTCGAGCCCTTCTACGAGAACTACGGGCCGGGCTGCATCATGTCGCAAGCCGAGCCCGTCTACGTGCCGCTCGAGCCGCCCGACTTCTCGTTCGATGCCGACAGGCTGCGGACGGCCGTGTCACCGCGCACGCGCGCGATCATCTTCAACAGCCCCAACAACCCCTCGGGCAAGGTCTTTTCCCGGGCCGAGCTCCAGCTCATCGCCGACGTGTGCCTCGAGCACGACCTCCTCGCCATCACCGACGAGATCTACGAACACATCCTCTACGATGGGGAGACGCACATCCCCATCGCGACGCTGCCGGGCATGGCCGACCGGACCATTACGATCTCGGGAATCTCGAAGTCGTACTCCGTCACCGGCTGGCGCATCGGCTACGCCGTCGCCAACGCGGAGCTGTCCGTGGGCATCCGCCGCGCCCACGACTTCATCACCGTGGGCGCGCCCCACCCGCTGCAGGAAGCCGCCGTCACGGCGCTCAACCTCCCGGATTCCTACTACGTGTACCTGCGCGAGAGCTACGAGAAGCGACGCGATCTGCTCTTCGGCAAGGTGGAGGAAGCGGGCTTCAAGGCGTTCAACCCCAAGGGCGCTTACTACATCCTGACCGACGTCGCCCACTGGCTGCCCGAGTACGGGTGCGCCGACGACCACGAGTTCGCCATGTTCCTCGTCAAGGAGATCGGCGTGGCCACGGTGCCGGGCTCGTCCTTCTACTCGACCAAGGACCTCGGGCGCACCAAGATCCGCTTCTGCTTTCCGAAGACTGACGACATGCTCATCGAGGCGGGACGGCGGCTCCAAAAGCTTCGCCGTTGA
- a CDS encoding NIL domain-containing protein: MPRMRVRLTYPTELIQQPIVYHLVKDFAIVPNIRRADVRADHGWMVLELEGPQDKLELGVAWLRKQGITVDPIERDVVLP, translated from the coding sequence ATGCCGCGGATGCGCGTGAGGCTGACCTATCCCACCGAGCTGATCCAGCAGCCGATCGTCTACCACCTGGTCAAGGACTTCGCCATCGTGCCGAACATCCGCCGGGCGGACGTGCGCGCCGACCACGGCTGGATGGTGCTGGAGCTCGAGGGACCACAAGATAAGCTCGAGCTCGGTGTCGCCTGGCTCCGCAAGCAGGGCATCACGGTCGACCCGATCGAGCGGGACGTCGTCCTGCCGTGA
- the thrC gene encoding threonine synthase, protein MERLKGLKCRECGRYYPSTPVHVCEFCFGPLEVDYDYDVIRKLVSRKRIESGPPSIWRYADLLPLDLPEGEAHVGQSVGFTPLVRARNLAEELGVKELYVKNDSVCHPTWSFKDRVVAVAIGKAKEFGFDTVACASTGNLANSVAAHSAEARLKSYIFIPADLERGKVITTLVYGATLVAVEGTYDEVNRLCAEVGDKYRWAFVNINIRPYYAEGSKTYGYEIAEQLGWRAPAHVVVPCAGGSLITKIAKAFKELRMLGLIPEGKTSMYAAQALGCGPIVTMIKNDSDVLVPVRPNTIAKSLAIGNPADGYYAYRAAKDSGGHGEHATDEEIIEGMQLLARAEGIFTETAGGVTVAAAKKLIEAGRIPRDEPIVICITGNGLKTPDVLYDRLSVDVTIRPSLAVFDQALTDLKSKTGA, encoded by the coding sequence ATGGAGAGATTGAAGGGTCTCAAGTGCCGCGAGTGCGGCCGGTACTACCCCTCGACGCCGGTCCACGTCTGCGAGTTCTGCTTCGGCCCCCTCGAGGTTGACTACGATTACGACGTGATCCGCAAGCTCGTCAGCCGCAAGCGGATCGAGTCGGGCCCGCCCAGCATCTGGCGGTACGCCGACCTGCTGCCGCTGGACCTCCCCGAAGGGGAAGCGCACGTCGGGCAGTCGGTCGGCTTCACTCCGCTCGTGCGCGCGCGCAACCTGGCGGAAGAGCTCGGCGTCAAGGAGCTCTACGTCAAGAACGACTCCGTCTGTCACCCAACGTGGTCCTTCAAGGACCGCGTGGTCGCCGTCGCCATCGGCAAGGCTAAGGAGTTCGGCTTCGATACGGTTGCGTGCGCGTCGACGGGCAACCTGGCCAATTCGGTGGCAGCCCACTCGGCGGAGGCGCGGCTCAAGTCCTACATCTTCATCCCGGCGGACCTCGAGCGCGGCAAGGTCATCACGACTCTCGTCTACGGGGCGACCCTCGTAGCGGTGGAAGGGACCTACGACGAGGTCAACCGGCTCTGCGCCGAGGTCGGCGACAAGTACCGCTGGGCCTTCGTGAACATCAACATCCGGCCCTACTACGCGGAAGGCTCCAAGACCTACGGCTACGAGATCGCCGAGCAGCTCGGCTGGCGCGCCCCGGCCCACGTGGTCGTGCCTTGCGCTGGCGGCTCCCTCATCACCAAGATCGCCAAGGCCTTCAAGGAGCTGCGCATGCTGGGGCTGATCCCCGAGGGAAAGACCAGCATGTACGCCGCCCAGGCCCTCGGCTGCGGGCCCATCGTGACCATGATCAAGAACGACTCGGACGTGCTCGTGCCCGTGCGGCCCAACACAATCGCCAAGTCGCTGGCCATCGGCAATCCCGCCGACGGCTACTACGCCTACCGCGCGGCGAAGGACTCCGGCGGCCACGGCGAGCATGCGACGGACGAGGAGATCATCGAAGGGATGCAGCTTCTCGCGCGCGCCGAGGGCATCTTCACGGAGACCGCAGGCGGGGTGACCGTCGCGGCGGCGAAGAAGCTCATCGAGGCGGGACGTATCCCGCGCGACGAGCCGATCGTCATCTGCATCACGGGCAACGGGCTCAAGACGCCCGACGTGCTCTACGACAGGCTCTCGGTGGACGTGACCATCCGGCCCTCCCTGGCGGTCTTCGACCAGGCGCTGACCGATCTGAAATCCAAGACCGGCGCCTGA
- a CDS encoding MoaD/ThiS family protein translates to MAVIVRIPTPLRSLTKGQAEVEVAADTVAGLIEDLEKQYPGLKERLVDEGGEVRRFINFYVNEEDIRFLQGATTALKAGDKVSIVPAIAGGR, encoded by the coding sequence ATGGCCGTGATCGTACGCATTCCCACGCCGCTCCGCTCGCTGACCAAGGGGCAGGCCGAGGTGGAGGTCGCGGCCGACACCGTGGCGGGGCTCATCGAGGACCTCGAGAAGCAGTACCCGGGGCTCAAGGAGCGCCTGGTGGACGAGGGCGGCGAGGTGCGCCGCTTCATCAACTTCTACGTCAACGAGGAGGACATCCGCTTCCTCCAGGGCGCTACGACGGCGCTCAAGGCCGGCGACAAGGTGTCCATCGTGCCGGCGATCGCCGGAGGACGTTGA